One genomic segment of Gossypium arboreum isolate Shixiya-1 chromosome 3, ASM2569848v2, whole genome shotgun sequence includes these proteins:
- the LOC108476341 gene encoding ubiquitin-conjugating enzyme E2 28, translating to MASKRILKELKDLQKDPPTSCSAGPVAEDMFHWQATIMGPSDSPYAGGVFLVTIHFPPDYPFKPPKVAFRTKVFHPNINSNGSICLDILKEQWSPALTISKVLLSICSLLTDPNPDDPLVPEIAHMYKTDRAKYEATARSWTQKYAMG from the exons ATGGCTTCAAAGCGGATTTTGAAGGAACTCAAGGATTTGCAGAAAGATCCACCCACTTCTTGTAGTGCTG GTCCAGTAGCTGAAGACATGTTTCATTGGCAAGCAACAATCATGGGACCCTCAGATAGCCCTTATGCTGGAGGTGTGTTTTTAGTTACTATCCATTTCCCTCCAGACTATCCTTTCAAGCCTCCTAAG GTTGCGTTTAGGACCAAGGTCTTCCATCCCAACATCAACAGCAATGGAAGCATTTGTCTTGATATCCTCAAAGAACAATGGAGCCCTGCACTAACCATTTCCAAG GTTCTGCTCTCAATCTGCTCGTTGCTGACCGATCCAAACCCTGATGACCCTCTTGTTCCGGAGATTGCTCACATGTATAAGACCGATCGGGCCAAGTATGAAGCCACTGCTCGTAGCTGGACCCAGAAGTATGCCATGGGATGA